One Candidatus Nanosynbacter featherlites genomic region harbors:
- a CDS encoding twin-arginine translocation signal domain-containing protein codes for MCERHEGYTSTIFQCGSEPEQKPLLERVTMSRRRFLGLSAAVGAGAGLVGSVGYQLGAQYGGKLSQPKSHKSQEAASSLPPYGIAFGSVILQPKGHNNHRGTSDIVTEVQQQTGWTTDTTAGAYTFTKTPHWIDETPPDLPNGVFLTD; via the coding sequence ATGTGTGAACGTCACGAAGGTTATACTTCAACCATTTTCCAGTGCGGTTCAGAGCCAGAGCAAAAACCGTTACTAGAGCGGGTTACGATGTCTCGCCGTCGTTTTTTGGGACTTTCTGCGGCGGTTGGTGCCGGTGCTGGATTAGTAGGAAGCGTAGGATACCAGCTTGGGGCTCAATATGGAGGGAAACTTTCTCAACCCAAGTCGCACAAGTCGCAGGAGGCTGCTAGTTCATTACCGCCATATGGTATCGCTTTTGGTTCGGTGATTTTGCAGCCAAAGGGTCACAATAACCACAGAGGTACTAGTGATATCGTAACAGAGGTTCAGCAGCAAACAGGATGGACAACTGACACAACTGCTGGAGCTTATACATTTACGAAAACACCTCATTGGATAGATGAGACCCCTCCTGATCTTCCTAATGGGGTTTTTCTGACGGATTGA
- a CDS encoding dihydrofolate reductase, translated as MQKAIIVAYDTNRAIGRGGDLPWGRSLPADLAHFKRLTRGGDIIMGRKTFESIGSRPLPERENIVISSRPTGVKGVLTAVNLSSALALSRYPTFIIGGAQVYGDALGVPEIDTIYATEVDATSPDADTFFPELDMTVWEETDRVHRPADEANVYALDFVIYRRKAAQ; from the coding sequence ATGCAGAAAGCTATCATCGTTGCGTATGATACCAACCGCGCCATCGGGCGAGGTGGTGATTTACCATGGGGACGGAGCTTGCCAGCAGATTTGGCACATTTCAAGCGGCTAACCAGGGGTGGCGATATCATCATGGGTCGGAAAACCTTTGAGTCAATCGGCTCTCGCCCGCTGCCAGAGCGCGAAAACATCGTTATCTCCTCACGACCGACGGGCGTCAAAGGCGTCCTTACGGCGGTAAACTTGTCAAGCGCCCTAGCGTTGTCACGCTACCCAACCTTTATCATCGGTGGTGCACAGGTATACGGCGATGCACTGGGCGTGCCAGAGATTGACACTATTTACGCCACCGAAGTCGACGCTACGTCCCCAGACGCCGACACCTTTTTCCCAGAGCTAGACATGACCGTCTGGGAAGAGACTGACCGTGTCCACCGCCCAGCAGATGAAGCTAATGTCTACGCTCTTGACTTTGTGATCTATCGGCGAAAAGCCGCACAATAA
- a CDS encoding ATP-dependent Clp protease proteolytic subunit, with product MNKVNSYLVPTVIEKSSDGERAFDIYSRLLNERIIFLGEEVNEHTANIVVAQLLHLAQVDPEADVSLYINSPGGSVYDGLAIYDTMNFIKPDVATYGIGLQASMGAFLLSSGAKGKRFCLPHAKVMIHQPSSGTRGKVTDMEIDLKETLEMKEMLAKIMAKNTGQKLAKIKADMERDYWMKPEEAVAYGLIDAVVKKA from the coding sequence ATGAATAAAGTAAATAGCTACCTGGTACCAACTGTTATTGAAAAATCTTCTGATGGCGAACGAGCGTTTGATATTTATTCACGTCTCTTGAACGAGCGAATAATTTTTCTGGGTGAGGAAGTAAATGAGCACACCGCCAACATTGTGGTGGCGCAGCTGCTGCACTTGGCTCAGGTTGACCCAGAGGCTGACGTCTCGCTGTACATCAATAGCCCTGGTGGTAGCGTGTATGACGGTTTAGCGATTTACGACACCATGAATTTCATCAAGCCTGACGTCGCGACCTACGGCATCGGTTTGCAAGCTAGTATGGGCGCATTCTTGCTCTCAAGCGGTGCCAAGGGCAAGCGATTTTGCTTGCCGCACGCCAAAGTGATGATCCATCAGCCATCGTCAGGTACGCGTGGTAAGGTGACTGACATGGAAATTGACCTGAAAGAGACGCTGGAGATGAAGGAAATGCTGGCAAAAATCATGGCCAAAAACACTGGTCAAAAGCTCGCCAAAATCAAAGCTGATATGGAGCGCGACTACTGGATGAAGCCAGAAGAAGCCGTAGCCTATGGCCTGATCGACGCGGTGGTCAAGAAAGCGTAA
- a CDS encoding HIT family protein, which translates to MVYRRRSTEQRYVKYRKMMKQQAAPGCNFCQFSPEDKQVRVAHEYFLVTDNLFPYEIWDSHEVADHIMVVPRRHVEGIYQLDKTERAELMDVIAEYEEQGYSVYARAPENKQKSVAHQHTHLIKTHGKPKNMLFTSVKPYILWSK; encoded by the coding sequence ATGGTTTATCGGCGACGGTCGACAGAGCAGCGCTATGTCAAATATCGAAAAATGATGAAACAGCAGGCAGCACCTGGGTGTAATTTTTGTCAATTTAGTCCAGAAGACAAGCAAGTGCGAGTAGCGCATGAATACTTCTTGGTGACAGACAACCTGTTTCCATATGAGATTTGGGACAGTCATGAAGTCGCTGACCACATCATGGTCGTCCCCAGGCGTCATGTTGAAGGCATCTACCAGTTGGACAAGACAGAACGAGCTGAGTTGATGGACGTGATTGCTGAGTACGAAGAACAGGGATACTCTGTTTATGCTCGAGCTCCAGAAAATAAACAAAAATCCGTCGCTCATCAACACACCCACCTCATTAAAACACATGGCAAACCAAAAAATATGTTATTCACTAGTGTTAAACCGTATATTTTGTGGAGTAAATAA
- the tmk gene encoding dTMP kinase gives MENSPNVAGKYLVIEGNDGTGKSTQVDMLAVWLRERGREVVVVEEPGSDDETKTTPVANEYRRVLKDNRFKLDPEVNLLLFSAARRELWFHKIEPALRRGAVVLSSRNYLSTLVYQGHGEGIAQEAIINMTKRFTHERYMNPDFVVVLFADDRVRQQRIAERGTTEAVDSFESRDDAFQQKINDGYQTVAKTHNIPLILAERSPTDVHQQILQEISRNNIDF, from the coding sequence ATGGAAAATTCGCCAAATGTCGCAGGCAAATATCTCGTCATTGAAGGCAATGACGGCACCGGTAAATCCACGCAAGTGGATATGTTGGCAGTGTGGCTGAGAGAACGCGGGCGTGAAGTTGTTGTTGTCGAGGAGCCAGGCAGCGATGATGAGACTAAAACCACGCCAGTCGCCAATGAATATCGGAGGGTTCTGAAAGATAATCGGTTTAAGTTGGATCCGGAGGTCAATCTACTGTTGTTCAGTGCAGCGCGGCGTGAGCTGTGGTTTCACAAAATTGAGCCGGCTTTGCGTCGTGGCGCGGTGGTGTTGAGCTCCAGGAACTATTTGTCGACTTTGGTCTATCAAGGTCATGGCGAAGGTATAGCCCAGGAAGCCATCATCAACATGACCAAGCGTTTTACTCATGAGCGGTACATGAACCCTGACTTTGTTGTGGTATTATTTGCGGATGACCGTGTCAGGCAGCAGCGCATCGCCGAGCGCGGTACGACAGAGGCGGTTGATAGTTTTGAGTCACGTGATGATGCGTTCCAGCAGAAGATTAATGATGGCTATCAAACTGTTGCTAAAACGCACAATATTCCACTGATTTTGGCTGAGCGTTCGCCGACTGACGTACATCAGCAAATTCTTCAAGAAATCTCCAGAAATAATATTGATTTTTGA
- a CDS encoding dCTP deaminase, translating into MTVYSNIEIRQAINDDIIVCQPFNPDHVAEASLDFTLGHYYYKQEFEGEYRVYNPFDAAYVAKYFKGPLKAMPHAEWCKEHDATPFQNIPPDHPIIVLRPGERILAHTHEFVGIRAQGGAAQVLSRSSWGRNGVAVCFDAGWIDPGYINRITLEIYNLNMHESVVLPVGERIGQMIFHKTGPVEGGYGSGARKVSDKYQTGNDLKEIIASWQPDMLLPKTYRDRRKTPVPIDGLSQGLL; encoded by the coding sequence ATGACTGTTTATAGCAATATCGAAATCCGCCAAGCCATCAACGACGACATTATCGTCTGTCAGCCGTTCAATCCTGACCATGTGGCAGAAGCCAGTTTGGATTTTACGCTGGGTCACTACTACTATAAGCAGGAATTTGAAGGCGAATATCGCGTCTATAATCCCTTTGACGCGGCGTATGTTGCTAAATATTTCAAAGGTCCGCTCAAAGCTATGCCGCATGCCGAATGGTGCAAGGAGCACGATGCAACGCCATTTCAAAACATCCCACCAGACCATCCGATCATCGTGCTGCGTCCTGGCGAGCGGATTTTGGCGCACACGCACGAGTTTGTCGGTATTCGCGCACAGGGCGGCGCAGCGCAGGTGTTGAGCCGTAGCTCATGGGGGCGCAATGGCGTGGCGGTGTGCTTTGATGCTGGCTGGATCGATCCAGGGTATATCAATCGGATTACGCTGGAAATTTATAATCTCAACATGCACGAGAGCGTTGTGTTGCCGGTTGGCGAACGCATTGGTCAAATGATTTTTCACAAAACTGGGCCAGTTGAGGGTGGCTATGGTTCTGGCGCGCGTAAGGTCAGTGATAAATATCAGACCGGGAACGATTTGAAGGAAATCATCGCCAGTTGGCAGCCAGATATGTTACTGCCAAAGACGTACCGTGACAGGCGCAAAACCCCCGTACCAATTGACGGCTTGAGCCAGGGGCTATTGTGA
- a CDS encoding thymidylate synthase, whose translation MRQYLDALQQVRDSGVKKGDRTGTGTTEVFGVQTRYDLADGFPAMTTKKLYFNSVVHELLWFLKGTGNIEYLAQNGVHIWDEWPYKNYLEKTGQSIPEINGEEWRTGMKTFIGKIATDHAFAEEWGDLGPVYGVQWRKWPDGKGGTIDQIQNAIDMINNNPTSRRNIVSAWNVAEIDEIVRSGGLPPCHTMFQFNVRPDENGEKLDLALTQRSADIFLGVPFNIASYALLLSMIAQVTGKQPGEFIHTLNSAHIYNNHRAQVDEQLSRRPLPLPKLWLNPDVKSIDDFTIDDIRLENYEHHPPIKAPIAV comes from the coding sequence ATGAGGCAGTATCTAGACGCGTTACAGCAGGTTCGCGACAGCGGCGTAAAAAAAGGCGACCGCACTGGCACGGGAACGACGGAAGTGTTTGGTGTGCAGACGCGGTATGATTTGGCGGATGGTTTTCCGGCGATGACTACTAAGAAATTATATTTCAACAGCGTGGTACATGAGCTGCTGTGGTTTCTCAAAGGCACTGGCAACATTGAATATCTGGCGCAAAACGGCGTGCACATCTGGGACGAGTGGCCGTACAAGAATTATTTGGAGAAAACCGGCCAAAGCATTCCGGAAATCAATGGCGAGGAGTGGCGCACTGGCATGAAAACATTTATCGGTAAAATCGCGACTGATCACGCCTTTGCTGAGGAGTGGGGTGATTTGGGACCAGTGTACGGCGTGCAGTGGCGCAAATGGCCGGACGGTAAGGGCGGGACGATTGACCAGATCCAAAACGCCATCGACATGATAAATAATAATCCAACGTCGCGACGCAACATCGTCAGCGCCTGGAATGTGGCGGAAATTGACGAAATCGTGCGTTCGGGCGGGCTGCCGCCGTGCCATACTATGTTTCAGTTTAATGTTCGGCCAGATGAGAATGGCGAGAAACTAGATCTGGCATTGACGCAGCGCTCGGCAGATATATTCCTAGGTGTGCCGTTTAACATTGCTAGTTACGCATTATTACTTTCGATGATCGCCCAAGTAACTGGCAAGCAGCCAGGTGAGTTTATTCATACCTTGAATAGCGCGCATATTTACAATAATCACCGTGCGCAGGTCGACGAGCAATTGTCGCGCCGTCCGCTGCCGCTGCCAAAGCTGTGGCTGAACCCTGACGTTAAGAGTATTGATGATTTCACTATTGACGATATTCGCCTGGAAAATTACGAGCACCATCCACCGATCAAGGCGCCAATCGCGGTGTAA